One stretch of Croceibacterium atlanticum DNA includes these proteins:
- a CDS encoding DMT family transporter yields MPLRSFLLLVLICLIWALNVVVSRLVVDEMQVPPLFYAAARSLVVLIALLPWLLPIPERLGRVLLVTFAVSGGSFSLLFIGLQDATPSASAIVSLSSAPLTVLFAIVILGERIGWRRAVGIGFTFVGVGVAIASPSGWSSSYGLLFVFASSVVGSLGSVFLKRVELSSLQLQAWAAFGSVLVLLPLSAIGESGQLAALSASGWKFAAALAFSGVVVSLGAHTLYFSLLKTYDANLIAPLTLMTPIMTIAAGALLTGDSVGFYLVLGAAIAAGGVLVILVRPSRKLFKPLLVRPRL; encoded by the coding sequence ATGCCGCTGCGCAGCTTCCTGTTGCTCGTTCTGATCTGCCTGATCTGGGCGCTGAATGTCGTCGTCAGCCGGCTGGTGGTGGACGAGATGCAGGTGCCGCCGCTCTTCTATGCCGCGGCGCGTTCGCTGGTGGTGTTGATTGCCCTGCTGCCCTGGTTGCTGCCGATCCCGGAAAGGCTGGGGCGGGTTCTCCTCGTCACCTTTGCGGTCAGCGGTGGATCCTTTTCGCTGCTTTTCATCGGCTTGCAGGATGCGACCCCCTCCGCATCCGCAATTGTCAGCCTGTCCAGCGCACCGCTGACCGTGTTGTTCGCCATCGTAATACTGGGTGAACGAATCGGCTGGCGCCGCGCGGTCGGCATCGGTTTCACCTTTGTCGGCGTGGGCGTGGCAATCGCATCCCCCAGCGGCTGGTCCAGCAGTTATGGCCTGCTCTTCGTCTTTGCATCCTCCGTCGTCGGTTCGCTCGGTTCAGTGTTCCTGAAACGGGTGGAATTATCCTCTCTCCAGTTGCAGGCCTGGGCGGCGTTTGGATCGGTGCTGGTCCTTCTGCCGCTCAGCGCTATCGGCGAATCGGGGCAATTGGCGGCATTGTCCGCCTCGGGCTGGAAATTTGCCGCGGCGCTCGCCTTTTCGGGCGTCGTGGTCTCGCTCGGCGCGCACACGCTCTATTTCAGCTTGCTCAAGACCTATGATGCCAATCTCATCGCGCCGCTCACGCTCATGACCCCGATCATGACCATTGCCGCCGGGGCATTGCTGACGGGCGATAGCGTGGGTTTCTATCTCGTGCTGGGCGCCGCCATTGCTGCTGGCGGCGTGCTGGTGATCCTGGTGAGGCCGAGCCGCAAACTGTTCAAGCCATTGCTGGTCAGGCCGAGATTGTAG
- the pyrC gene encoding dihydroorotase: MNEITIRRPDDWHVHLRDGAMLRGVADFTARQFARAIVMPNLTPPVTRAADAVEYRQRIMDALGAGADFTPLMTCYLTDATDPEDLAQGHAEGIFTAAKLYPAGATTNSANGVTDIANIYPVLEKMQEIGMVLCVHGEVTDPDIDIFDREAVFIERILGPLLQDMPGLRVVFEHATTAEAVAFVGITGPNVAATITPQHLHINRNAMLVGGMRPHAYCLPVAKREKHRLALRKAATSGSRKFFLGTDSAPHAKEAKESACGCAGIFNAPYALESYATVFDEEGALDHFEAFASLNGPHFYGLPVNEGTVTLERAEVEVPALVEAGGSSLVPFHAGQTLGWRLRA; this comes from the coding sequence ATGAACGAGATTACCATTCGCCGACCGGATGACTGGCATGTCCATTTGCGCGATGGCGCCATGCTGCGCGGCGTGGCGGATTTTACCGCGCGGCAATTCGCCCGGGCGATCGTGATGCCCAATCTCACGCCCCCGGTCACGCGGGCGGCGGACGCGGTAGAATATCGCCAGCGGATCATGGACGCGCTGGGCGCGGGCGCGGATTTCACGCCGTTGATGACCTGTTACCTGACCGATGCGACCGATCCGGAAGATCTGGCGCAGGGCCATGCGGAAGGCATCTTCACCGCGGCCAAGCTCTATCCCGCCGGGGCGACGACCAATTCCGCCAATGGCGTGACCGATATCGCCAATATCTATCCGGTGCTGGAAAAGATGCAGGAGATCGGCATGGTCCTGTGCGTCCATGGCGAAGTGACCGATCCGGACATCGATATTTTCGACCGTGAGGCGGTGTTCATCGAACGCATTCTCGGTCCGCTGTTGCAGGATATGCCGGGCCTGCGGGTGGTGTTCGAACATGCGACCACGGCGGAGGCGGTGGCCTTCGTGGGCATTACGGGCCCCAATGTGGCAGCCACGATCACGCCGCAGCATCTCCATATCAATCGCAATGCCATGCTGGTCGGCGGGATGCGGCCCCATGCCTATTGCCTGCCCGTGGCCAAGCGGGAAAAACACCGGCTGGCCCTGCGCAAGGCGGCCACATCGGGTTCGCGCAAATTCTTCCTCGGCACGGACAGCGCCCCCCATGCGAAGGAAGCCAAGGAATCGGCCTGTGGTTGCGCGGGTATCTTCAATGCGCCCTATGCGCTGGAAAGCTATGCCACCGTGTTCGATGAAGAAGGCGCGCTGGACCATTTCGAAGCCTTTGCCAGCCTGAATGGACCGCATTTCTATGGCCTGCCGGTCAATGAAGGCACGGTGACGCTGGAAAGGGCGGAAGTGGAAGTGCCGGCACTGGTGGAGGCGGGGGGCAGCAGCCTTGTCCCGTTCCATGCCGGGCAGACCCTTGGCTGGCGCCTCCGGGCCTAG
- the rpmA gene encoding 50S ribosomal protein L27, with amino-acid sequence MAHKKAGGSSRNGRDSAGRRLGVKKFGGQEVIGGNIIVRQRGTKFYPGSNVGIGKDHTLFALEAGRVRFHDGKLGRKYVSVDMMAEAAE; translated from the coding sequence ATGGCACATAAAAAAGCAGGCGGTTCGTCCCGCAACGGTCGCGACTCTGCCGGCCGTCGCCTTGGCGTTAAGAAGTTCGGCGGTCAGGAAGTGATCGGCGGCAACATTATCGTGCGTCAGCGCGGCACGAAGTTCTATCCGGGCTCCAATGTGGGCATCGGCAAGGACCACACGCTGTTTGCGCTGGAAGCCGGCCGCGTGCGTTTCCACGACGGCAAGCTCGGCCGCAAATACGTATCGGTCGACATGATGGCCGAAGCCGCCGAATAA
- a CDS encoding YgfZ/GcvT domain-containing protein produces the protein MADERLFSRAVIRVAPDEPGEDVEAFLQGLLTNDVSGELPVYAGLLTPQGKAMFDMLVWPGADGSLLLDCEADHAEDLVKRLSLYRLRRKIRIEIDYGLGVFWQADLGDGGAPDPRLADLGQRWIAAVTENDVPVDDAWLRHRLHCGVAEGRAELGDILWLETNAVELHGVSFSKGCYVGQENTARMNWRQKINRRLIVVPLDRSEEKRRKTTYPELGLAVDHLRVDSIDPDLVPGWIQLEGSD, from the coding sequence ATGGCCGATGAAAGACTTTTTAGCCGCGCCGTGATCCGCGTCGCACCCGATGAACCAGGCGAAGATGTGGAAGCGTTCCTGCAGGGCCTGCTGACCAATGACGTGAGCGGCGAATTGCCCGTCTATGCCGGGCTGCTAACCCCGCAAGGCAAGGCGATGTTCGATATGCTGGTCTGGCCGGGCGCGGACGGATCGCTGCTGCTCGATTGCGAGGCTGACCATGCGGAAGATCTGGTAAAGCGGCTGTCGCTTTATCGCCTGCGGCGCAAGATCCGGATAGAAATCGATTATGGCCTTGGCGTGTTCTGGCAGGCCGATCTCGGCGATGGCGGCGCGCCCGATCCGCGCCTTGCCGATCTGGGACAGCGCTGGATCGCGGCCGTAACGGAAAATGACGTTCCCGTGGACGATGCCTGGCTGCGCCACCGGCTGCATTGCGGCGTGGCGGAAGGCCGTGCCGAACTGGGCGACATATTGTGGCTGGAAACCAATGCCGTGGAACTGCACGGCGTCAGTTTTTCCAAGGGCTGCTATGTCGGGCAGGAAAACACGGCACGGATGAACTGGCGGCAGAAAATCAATCGCCGGCTGATCGTGGTGCCGCTGGACCGTTCGGAAGAAAAACGCCGCAAGACCACCTATCCGGAACTGGGACTGGCGGTGGATCACTTGCGCGTCGATTCGATCGATCCCGATCTCGTGCCCGGCTGGATCCAGCTGGAAGGAAGCGACTAG
- a CDS encoding class I SAM-dependent methyltransferase, which produces MAELKLQPLVMTGEGWADYGLVDSGHGRKLERYGPYRFIRPEPQAMWSPRLPDWDAHGEFVPGSDEDGGGRWHYMRDVPADGWPLAWNEAKFTAQCTPFRHLGFFPDMAPVWDWMRGRLGYSPLDRHPRAGGDDEGTGGARGTLNLFGYTGVGTLALSECGPVTHVDASKKSVAQARENAALCGMEDRPIRWLVDDAAKFAAREVRRERLYDGIILDPPKFGRGPKNETWRLEESLPGLIGDCRQLLDADSRFLFLTVYAVRMSSLALGGLLAEHFAGLPGTIEHGELAVREDALRQAQDDRSARLLPTAIFARWSGD; this is translated from the coding sequence ATGGCTGAGCTGAAGCTACAACCGCTGGTGATGACGGGCGAGGGCTGGGCCGATTACGGTCTGGTCGATAGCGGGCATGGGCGGAAGCTGGAACGCTACGGTCCCTATCGCTTCATTCGGCCGGAACCGCAGGCCATGTGGAGCCCGCGCCTGCCCGATTGGGACGCGCATGGCGAATTCGTGCCCGGTTCGGACGAGGATGGCGGCGGGCGCTGGCACTATATGCGCGATGTGCCTGCCGATGGCTGGCCGCTAGCCTGGAACGAGGCGAAGTTCACCGCGCAATGCACGCCCTTCCGTCATCTCGGCTTCTTCCCCGACATGGCCCCCGTGTGGGACTGGATGCGCGGGCGGCTCGGCTATTCACCCCTTGATCGTCATCCCCGCGCAGGCGGGGATGACGAAGGGACGGGCGGCGCAAGGGGTACGCTCAACCTGTTCGGCTATACCGGCGTGGGCACGCTGGCGCTCAGCGAATGCGGCCCGGTCACCCATGTCGATGCCAGCAAGAAATCGGTCGCCCAGGCGCGGGAAAACGCCGCCCTGTGCGGTATGGAAGACCGCCCGATCCGCTGGCTGGTGGACGATGCCGCCAAATTCGCCGCCCGCGAAGTGCGGCGCGAGCGGCTGTATGACGGCATCATCCTCGACCCGCCAAAATTCGGCCGCGGCCCGAAGAACGAGACCTGGCGACTGGAAGAAAGCCTGCCCGGCCTGATCGGCGATTGCCGCCAATTGCTGGATGCAGACAGCCGCTTCCTGTTCCTGACCGTCTATGCCGTGCGCATGAGCAGCCTGGCGCTGGGCGGATTGCTGGCGGAACATTTCGCCGGCCTGCCCGGAACGATCGAACATGGCGAACTGGCCGTGCGCGAGGATGCCCTTCGTCAGGCTCAGGATGACCGGAGCGCCCGCCTGCTACCCACCGCAATCTTCGCGCGGTGGAGCGGGGATTGA
- a CDS encoding molybdenum cofactor biosynthesis protein MoaE encodes MKDVRLLSETFNPGVLVGSFTDANPGLGGVCSFVGEVRGDDAVEALELSHYEPLTLAGMNDLADQALARFGLMGILIVHRVGQMRVGEPIVLVSAAARHRREAIQAVDFTMDHLKSDAWFWKRELRKDGWHWIEPRDQDHADLARWQDGAAGN; translated from the coding sequence ATGAAGGACGTCCGCCTCCTGTCCGAAACCTTCAATCCCGGCGTTCTGGTCGGCTCGTTCACCGATGCCAATCCCGGGCTGGGCGGTGTTTGCAGCTTTGTTGGCGAAGTTCGCGGCGATGACGCGGTGGAGGCGCTGGAGCTCTCGCATTACGAGCCGTTGACCCTGGCCGGGATGAACGATCTTGCGGATCAGGCGCTGGCGCGCTTCGGCCTGATGGGCATCCTGATCGTCCACCGCGTCGGCCAGATGCGCGTGGGCGAACCGATCGTCCTCGTTTCCGCAGCGGCCCGGCACCGGCGCGAGGCGATACAGGCGGTGGATTTCACCATGGATCACCTCAAGTCCGACGCGTGGTTCTGGAAACGGGAATTGCGCAAGGATGGCTGGCACTGGATCGAACCGCGCGATCAGGATCACGCCGATCTCGCCCGCTGGCAGGATGGCGCCGCCGGGAATTGA
- a CDS encoding dihydroneopterin aldolase, translated as MADSLILEIADFVHMVHTGIYSEETGKPQPLRFTIQVQMKPIEHYDADTPLEASKNYMDLKFAASDALPEGVHFKLIEAVADHVCETLFLQDDRVEAVTVKIVKLALSVEQEQIGITLRRERR; from the coding sequence TTGGCCGACAGCCTGATCCTGGAAATCGCGGATTTCGTGCACATGGTGCATACCGGCATCTATTCGGAAGAGACCGGCAAGCCGCAGCCCTTGCGCTTCACCATTCAGGTGCAGATGAAGCCGATCGAGCATTACGATGCCGATACGCCGCTGGAAGCGAGCAAGAATTACATGGACCTGAAATTCGCGGCCAGCGACGCGTTGCCCGAAGGGGTCCATTTCAAGCTGATCGAGGCAGTGGCCGACCATGTCTGCGAAACCCTGTTCCTGCAGGATGACCGGGTGGAGGCGGTGACGGTGAAAATCGTCAAGCTGGCGCTGAGCGTGGAGCAGGAACAGATCGGCATCACGCTGCGGCGCGAACGTCGGTGA
- a CDS encoding TetR/AcrR family transcriptional regulator — translation MAIRKRLPPEESRRLALEAARVLLVEAGPQSVTLKAVGARIGRTHANLLHHFGSAAGLQQALAQHLAETVCESISEAVLATRAGIGSPREVVDLTFDAFDREGGAALASWMMLSGNEDALDPIIRTIDRLVDELHPQEKQAGAQRIMHEATTALVLLALGDALIGERLAGSLGVNRSTARDKAEEMLCASFAESGDMGS, via the coding sequence ATGGCCATACGCAAGAGATTGCCGCCGGAGGAAAGCCGCCGCCTTGCGCTGGAAGCCGCCCGCGTCCTGCTGGTTGAAGCCGGTCCGCAAAGTGTCACCCTGAAGGCTGTGGGCGCGCGAATCGGGCGGACCCATGCCAATCTGCTGCATCATTTCGGCTCTGCCGCCGGATTGCAGCAGGCGCTGGCGCAGCATCTGGCGGAAACCGTGTGCGAATCGATCAGCGAAGCGGTGCTGGCCACGCGCGCCGGTATCGGTTCGCCGCGTGAAGTCGTCGATCTTACCTTCGATGCCTTCGATCGGGAGGGCGGGGCCGCGCTGGCCAGCTGGATGATGCTGTCGGGCAATGAGGATGCGCTTGATCCGATCATCCGGACGATCGACCGGCTGGTGGATGAACTTCACCCGCAGGAAAAACAGGCCGGCGCGCAGCGCATCATGCATGAAGCGACCACGGCGCTGGTCCTGCTGGCGCTGGGCGATGCGCTGATCGGCGAACGGCTGGCAGGCTCTCTTGGCGTGAACCGCAGCACCGCGCGCGACAAGGCGGAAGAGATGCTGTGCGCTTCCTTTGCGGAAAGCGGGGATATGGGAAGCTAG
- a CDS encoding GNAT family N-acetyltransferase: protein MFIRTERLFLRPVFPEDWRAVHAAIADERIVRMLACVPWPYGEAEAQRFCAEEDGACRFAITLPGRKGAALIGMIGLRDESEGLELGYWIARPYWGQGFAVEAGQGVLDTARALGRHRILAGHYLDNPASGRVLEKLGFIRTGEIRPTFCQGRGGEMVLARRYALQAAEPTGSDAGVVASA from the coding sequence ATGTTCATCCGGACCGAACGGCTGTTCCTGCGGCCGGTATTTCCCGAAGACTGGCGGGCCGTCCATGCCGCCATCGCGGACGAGCGAATCGTTCGTATGCTTGCCTGCGTGCCCTGGCCTTATGGCGAGGCGGAGGCGCAGCGATTCTGCGCGGAAGAAGATGGCGCCTGTCGTTTCGCGATCACGCTGCCGGGCCGCAAGGGCGCGGCGCTGATCGGGATGATCGGCCTGCGTGATGAAAGCGAAGGTCTGGAACTCGGATACTGGATCGCCCGGCCCTATTGGGGGCAGGGCTTTGCCGTGGAAGCCGGGCAGGGCGTGCTCGACACGGCCCGGGCGCTGGGCCGGCACCGGATCCTGGCCGGACATTATCTCGATAATCCGGCATCGGGCAGGGTTCTGGAAAAGCTGGGATTTATCCGGACGGGCGAGATTCGGCCAACTTTCTGCCAGGGACGGGGCGGTGAAATGGTGCTCGCCCGGCGATACGCATTGCAAGCGGCGGAGCCGACCGGCAGCGATGCCGGAGTGGTTGCATCCGCGTGA
- the rplU gene encoding 50S ribosomal protein L21: protein MFAVVRTGGKQYRVAEGDKIAVEKLAGEAGETIELGDVLLAGEGDSLADAGKVKVSAEIIAQAKSEKVFVFKKRRRHNYRRRAGHRQQMTLLRIVSVGEGKAAPKKAAAAKSHDAEKQEPAKGADVKKETKAKKAAPVKDGAASKPAAKKADSE, encoded by the coding sequence ATGTTCGCAGTAGTGCGCACGGGCGGCAAACAGTATCGCGTCGCCGAAGGAGACAAGATCGCGGTCGAGAAACTGGCGGGCGAAGCCGGTGAAACGATCGAGCTGGGCGACGTCCTGCTCGCAGGCGAGGGTGATTCGCTGGCTGATGCCGGCAAGGTCAAGGTTTCGGCCGAGATCATCGCCCAGGCCAAGAGCGAGAAGGTGTTCGTCTTCAAGAAGCGCCGCCGGCACAATTACCGCCGTCGCGCCGGCCACCGCCAGCAGATGACCCTGCTGCGCATCGTGTCGGTTGGCGAAGGCAAGGCTGCGCCGAAGAAGGCCGCTGCTGCCAAGTCGCATGACGCCGAAAAGCAGGAACCTGCCAAGGGCGCCGACGTGAAGAAGGAAACCAAGGCCAAGAAGGCCGCGCCCGTCAAGGATGGTGCCGCTTCGAAGCCGGCCGCCAAAAAGGCGGATAGCGAGTAA
- the rarD gene encoding EamA family transporter RarD, whose amino-acid sequence MVQLYALFYERHATSLSALHQFVALAGALSHAYPQEVTGTHQKIGSGLPFALGAHAIWGSMPIYLILVKAVPSLEFVAWRLIFTLPLCLAIVALRRQGAQLVEVLRNRKALLTLLGSSAMIAINWFLYVWAIQNDHVYAASLGYYILPLIMMLLGLLVLGERLTRRQWAAVTLAGIGVAALAGGALTTLWISLSMAITFAVYGLLRKTVAAGALVGLTVESFILLPLSLAILAWFWATPEGPAMGQSLALAIAIMGSGPMTATPLLLFATAARRMPYTVIGFLQFLSPTIVFLLGMFVFGEELHPAQLACFAAIWAAAALFIWDLVRSSHRARQDQKAASSASA is encoded by the coding sequence AGGTGACCGGCACGCATCAGAAAATCGGCAGCGGCCTGCCTTTCGCCCTGGGGGCCCATGCGATCTGGGGCTCCATGCCGATCTATCTGATTCTGGTGAAGGCCGTGCCTTCGCTGGAATTTGTCGCCTGGCGGCTGATTTTCACGCTGCCCCTGTGCCTGGCAATAGTGGCGCTGCGCCGGCAGGGCGCGCAATTGGTGGAGGTGCTGCGCAACCGCAAGGCGTTGCTCACCCTGCTTGGCAGTTCGGCGATGATCGCGATCAACTGGTTCCTCTATGTCTGGGCGATCCAGAACGATCATGTCTATGCCGCCAGCCTCGGCTATTACATTTTGCCGCTGATCATGATGCTGCTCGGCCTGCTGGTGCTGGGTGAAAGGCTGACGCGGCGGCAATGGGCAGCCGTTACGCTGGCCGGTATCGGCGTTGCCGCCCTGGCCGGCGGGGCGTTGACGACATTGTGGATCAGCCTCTCCATGGCGATCACCTTCGCGGTTTACGGCCTGCTTCGCAAAACGGTTGCCGCCGGGGCGCTGGTCGGGCTGACAGTGGAATCCTTCATTCTCCTGCCGCTTTCCCTCGCGATACTAGCCTGGTTCTGGGCCACGCCGGAAGGCCCGGCCATGGGGCAAAGCCTTGCCCTCGCCATCGCCATCATGGGCAGCGGCCCGATGACAGCCACGCCGCTCCTGCTCTTCGCCACGGCCGCGCGGCGGATGCCCTATACGGTGATCGGGTTCCTGCAATTCCTCTCACCCACCATCGTGTTCCTGCTGGGCATGTTCGTTTTCGGGGAGGAACTGCACCCCGCCCAGCTCGCCTGTTTCGCGGCGATCTGGGCGGCGGCGGCGCTGTTCATCTGGGACCTGGTTCGCAGCAGCCACCGTGCCCGGCAGGACCAGAAAGCCGCAAGCAGCGCCTCGGCCTGA
- a CDS encoding MoaD/ThiS family protein, with protein sequence MAVKLVLLGKLADLAGAPEMNLNAPLNWNGLLDALHGPLGEAAQGEKVKLARNGKILPDKTALFAQDGDEIALLPPVSGG encoded by the coding sequence GTGGCTGTGAAGCTGGTCCTGCTCGGCAAGCTGGCCGATCTGGCGGGTGCGCCCGAAATGAACCTGAATGCTCCGCTGAACTGGAACGGCCTGCTCGATGCGCTGCACGGCCCGCTTGGCGAAGCGGCGCAGGGCGAAAAGGTGAAGCTGGCCAGGAATGGCAAGATCCTGCCCGACAAGACCGCCCTGTTCGCACAGGATGGGGACGAGATAGCCCTGCTGCCCCCCGTCAGTGGCGGGTAA
- a CDS encoding Rossmann fold domain-containing protein — MVQAVLKVGDLPDSPLDAAARFHAHYLPLARAALGDGRDLALLFGPAGKPHAGWRLSAVQELAREAAPHRVNAVAGEDEDAIAETLRWLDNAPGVTGQILQVDGKNGQKG; from the coding sequence ATGGTGCAGGCCGTGCTGAAAGTGGGGGACCTTCCGGATTCTCCGCTGGATGCGGCGGCCCGGTTCCATGCGCATTATCTGCCACTGGCACGGGCGGCGCTGGGGGATGGGCGGGATCTCGCCCTCCTGTTCGGTCCGGCGGGCAAGCCCCATGCAGGCTGGCGGCTATCCGCCGTTCAGGAACTGGCGCGCGAAGCGGCTCCGCACCGGGTCAATGCGGTGGCGGGAGAGGATGAGGATGCGATTGCCGAGACTTTGCGCTGGCTGGACAATGCGCCGGGCGTGACTGGCCAAATCCTGCAGGTGGATGGCAAAAACGGTCAGAAGGGCTAG
- the moaA gene encoding GTP 3',8-cyclase MoaA → MSCSTGPLVDAFNRRISYLRLSVTDRCDLRCTYCMPERMQFLPRKEVLSLEELHKLSLAFIERGITKIRLTGGEPLVRRDVIELVRAIGRKLGDGLDELTLTTNGTQLEQFAKDLAAAGVKRINVSLDTMDSGLFEKLSRRDRLNRVLRGIAAARDAGLKVKLNTVALKGLNEEEIPFLVEWAHRHGHDITLIETMPLGDVEEDRVDHYLPLPAVQDALEKRWTLTASDYATGGPSRYFDIAETGGRIGFITPLTNNFCASCNRIRVTATGQLYACLGGAEKVDLRAALRSETPDELLADALDEAMRIKPERHHFRIERGAAPAQPRHMSLTGG, encoded by the coding sequence ATGAGCTGTTCCACCGGCCCCCTAGTCGACGCTTTCAACCGGCGGATTTCCTATCTGCGCCTGTCGGTGACGGACAGGTGCGATCTGCGCTGCACTTATTGCATGCCTGAAAGGATGCAGTTCCTGCCGCGCAAGGAAGTGCTGAGCCTGGAAGAACTGCACAAGCTCTCTCTCGCTTTCATCGAACGCGGCATTACCAAGATCCGCCTGACGGGCGGCGAGCCGCTGGTGCGCCGCGACGTGATCGAACTGGTCCGTGCCATCGGCCGGAAGCTGGGGGACGGGCTGGATGAATTGACGCTCACCACCAATGGCACGCAGCTGGAACAGTTCGCGAAAGATCTGGCTGCGGCCGGGGTGAAGCGGATCAATGTCTCGCTCGACACTATGGATTCGGGCCTGTTTGAAAAACTGTCCCGCCGGGACCGGCTCAACCGGGTGCTGCGCGGCATTGCCGCGGCCAGGGATGCGGGGCTGAAGGTCAAGCTGAATACGGTGGCGCTGAAGGGGCTGAACGAGGAAGAAATCCCATTCCTGGTCGAATGGGCTCACCGGCATGGCCATGACATCACACTGATCGAAACGATGCCGCTGGGCGATGTGGAGGAAGACCGCGTCGATCATTATCTGCCGCTGCCGGCGGTGCAGGATGCGCTGGAAAAACGCTGGACGCTGACCGCATCCGATTATGCGACGGGCGGCCCTTCGCGCTATTTCGACATTGCCGAAACGGGCGGGCGGATCGGGTTCATCACCCCGCTGACCAATAATTTCTGCGCATCGTGCAATCGCATTCGCGTGACTGCCACGGGCCAGCTCTATGCCTGTCTGGGCGGGGCGGAAAAGGTGGATCTGCGCGCGGCCCTGCGGTCCGAAACGCCGGATGAACTGCTTGCCGATGCGCTGGACGAAGCGATGCGAATCAAGCCGGAACGCCACCATTTCCGCATCGAACGCGGCGCCGCCCCGGCGCAGCCGCGCCACATGTCCCTGACCGGAGGCTGA